In the genome of Ctenopharyngodon idella isolate HZGC_01 chromosome 16, HZGC01, whole genome shotgun sequence, the window AGCTTTCTGAGGAGTGTCAGGAGGTGAGTGGACACACCGAGGATGCCTTGACAACTGCTGATCCGCTTGAGGAGGCCATCGAACAGGTGATCATTCTCACATTCTCATCTGTCCTGACAAGTTGGCATTTATCTTTATATGGGTCtgttcttgatttttttttttttttttagacttaaTTGGGTGGTTCAAAATACATAAGGATGTTTTCATTTGAGAGTGGATCATTTAAAAGGACAGTTAAACTTTCTATTCTAACTCCCCTTGAGGGAATGTCTGCCTATAGACCATTTAAACTCCAATGAATGGCTGCATATCTATACACactattaaacatattaacagCTTGTGGATTGATATTTGCACAAGCAGCCTCGTGGGTATGCATTAAATGCCACAAAAAGTGCCTTTTACTCAAAgggtgtctgtgtgtgcagTTGAATCAGAAGTTATATGCAGAAATGGACGCAGGTGCAGGGAATACCTTCTGCCTCTGTACGGATGGACAGCTGCATGTGCGTCAAGTCCTGCATCCCGAGGCTTCCAGCAAGGTATCAAACTCTAAATACTGCAAGTGTGCGGGTGATATTTGTAAAAAGTTTAGCCAATAATTTATGAgcataaatgtgttttcttgACTGCTTTCTTTTGTGCttttcagaatattttgttgccTGAGTGTTTCTTCTCATTCTTTGACCTGCGGAAAGAGTTCAAGAAAAAATTCCCATCAGAAGGGGAATTGAAAGACTTGGAACTTCAGGTCATGGCTGACTGTATCCTTAAAcaaaattctgtctttttgtgtatttttgtaagtCTTAAATGGATGAGAGTAGATTAATACACACATTAGTTCATAATTATCTGACAGCCAGTGTGAGGAAGTTGCATTTGAGTGTTTGTGAGAGAAAGATAGGCAACAGGGTGTTGGCTGTAGGATCCCAAGGTTTTGAAATGCAAATAGACTCACAATAGTGTGGGTTCAATTGAGCCAGCAAGAGAAAGCCAAGAGTGTTTAGCCAACAAGCTTAACCTGCCACACCTATGCTGTAACGTCTTAatgcctacacacacacacacacacacacacacacacacacagtcaatcACATAATGCAATAGCACATCCTTCTGCCTAGTAAGAAAGTTAATTGAAAGTCATTCTTTCCTTCTATGTTTCTTCATGGAAGACTGTAGTGTTTCAACGGTCCTTTTGCAATTATAACCCCTGCTCTAGTTGTTCCTTGCATCTTTACCGTGTCATTAACTGGTAATTAAGGTGTCAGCAACACTAAACACAGACGCTGTATTCCTTGACTGCGGTTGCGATCAGACTTGAATGTGGTTGTAGATTCTTCTCTTCATGCTTTCACTGCTTACAAAGTTCAGCAGATGTCAGATATTGTTTTAGCACTCATCTCAGAGCCTGTCTGTAAGTCCTTACAACTTACATATTATTGTCTGCACACATAGAGTTAACATTCATAAGTGTTTTTGTTATGAACCTGCTTTATTCTTCTTCATAGGCCACAAATTCTCCTTACCTGAAAAAGTGAATGACAAATTTGAGACGGGCACCTGGTAAGGGCTGTTTcttatttaaactaaaaaacATTTGTCTTCAACTGTTCAATTGATCCTTTGCTTAAAATGCCTTGAAATGTTATTGACCAATCCTACATAAGCAACTGTTGCTATCCACCATATTATAAGCATACCATAATTAGCTTTTTtgctacgttttttttttttttttttttttgaacagctGGAAATATCaaggaattttaaaatatttttatatatatatttttaaaatattacagtaaaGTCATGGGATTTTCTATAATGGATATACATCTTTCTTGTTAGAACTCTAAAGTATTAAGATGTTGTTTGTGAATGCAATTTCTATACAATTAATCAAATGACTATAGAATAGAGATTCGAAATTCATGTTGTGTGTTTAGATtacaattttacattaaattttaTAGCAAAATTGTTGCTGCGGCACTTATAATAGTGATGGATATAGTTCATAGAGGATATTAGTATTATAGaaggtttttttattaataaatcctGAGAAGTACATGGTGTGAATTAAACTTATTCACTAATGGACATGTAAAAGATCAGTAAGAACCACGTACCTTTGCTCCctgaattttttattattatgaagtatttatttaaataaaacatcgGATGAAATGCTTAAAGTGTCGCACATCATCCTGTTCAGTCCTATGAGAAGGTCTGTAAATCTTGTCTGAGTAGTAACCAAGGGGGTGGAGCTTAGCAAAGGGTCACTTGACATGTAAATATGTTTGCCATGCTGCTCTTATGTTTCTGTTTaaactgtgtgtatgtgtatgtatagcAGTAAGATGGAGAGGGTGGATGATAACACAGTGATCAGAGCTCGGGGTCTTCCATGGCAGTCCTCAGACCAGGACATCGCCCGGTTCTTCAGGGGTCTCAACATCGCCAAGTATGCAAACAACCCACAGACAATTCTGGTTCTCATTCTTCAGTGTGTGCACAATAGCAATCTGTCTGATgattgactgtgtgtgtgtagaggaGGTGCTGCATTGTGTCTGAATGCTCAGGGCAGGAGGAATGGAGAAGCACTAGTGCGGTTTGAGAGTGAAGAGCACAGGGATTTGGCCCTCCAGAGACACAAGCATCACATGGGCACCAGATACATTGAGGTACACATACAAGCTATtaatactatataaatatatttttaactcCGTTTCTGTAAATGAAGTTACATTTAGTGCCATGATGAACTGAAGTTCTGTTACATGCACCTTTTTTTAATCGTAGTAGTATGTAAATTCTCATCACATTATTTTGCATTGCAGGTTTACAAGGCAACAGGTGAAGACTTTCTAAAGATAGCAGGAGGTAAAAagactattttgttttttttttgggcttgAATGTGGATAGGGTTGGGAACTAAGAACCAGTTCTTATTCTTATTCAGAACTGGTTCCATAATGAATTCAATTCCATGAATAAACTATTCTTATTCAGAACTGGTTTCAttagatgaagaaaaaaaagaaaagaaaaaacagagcAGTGTGACCAGTCTGATTCCCAAACGAATGACTTTTATGAGTTGGttctttcaatttaaaatgtacagtgtgaCCAGTGTAGTCTTACTCCTGAACAAATGACTTTAATGagttggttctttttagtgaatcaaaaaacgTACTGTGCAAATGCTGTAGTCTGATTTCAGGACAAATTACTCTAATGAGtctgttctttttagtgaatcataaACATACAGTGCAGTCAATGTATAGTAAAAGTCTGTGTAAACACAACTTTGGTGAGAActgatttacatttatttattattgatttattatctcatcatttggcagtgaaattgcatttctttttcCAAATATGTATTCCTTAAAAGAACTACTATGAATacttattttatatgtaaagatgtcagccaatcacagtagtaggtgtttacactgaagtctcacagcagatcagagggctaaaatcagaaACTAgttattgtcataatttagataatttacataatacaattttttgatgtaaagatcatattaacattataagtgcacctcaggaaacattataaaatccagttcatgacccctttaagcaaCTGGAATCGTTAGCCATCCCTATATGTGGAAAATCTTGAACATTGTAGTTCTACTAGTTAGTGTATGAGTGCAGTTGTAACATAAACTGTGTATATTATCTGATTTAATCTGAGTTTGTGATCTCTCTGTGTTATTTGCATTGGTTTCAGTTTGTTTTATGTGTGACCGTATTTTTAGCTTCAGGTTGAGAGGCTGACGAATATGTGTGAATGTCTGACTGACAGGTACGTCTAATGAAGTGGCCAATTTTCTGTCGAGGGAGAATCAGGTTATCATACGCATGCGTGGACTTCCATTCACTGCCACCGCAGAGCAGGTGCTGCAGTTCTTCTCCCCGGCGTGTCCCGTGACCGACGGCACCGAAGGCATTCTGTTTGTACGCTTTCCCGATGGCAGGCCCACTGGGGATGCGTTTGTCCTGTTCTCCTGCGAGGAGCACGCTCAGAACGCACTGAAAAAACACAAGGACATCCTGGGCAAGAGATACATAGAACTGTTCAAGAGCACTGCGGCTGAGGTGCAACAGGTGAGAGCAgcacttcctgtttcagttgtgGGGAGTATTTTAAGTAGGTTTGGATTGTTGGCCAGACTCAGGCGGGTAAGAAAACGTGAGGTCTTtgggtgtgtgagtgtgcgtacAAGTTTGTACTCTAGCTGAACGGCCCTGCTTGCTGAACAAACACTCAGCTCAGTAATCTGTAAAAGATTAGCTTTTCAAAGCTGTCATAAAAACTCTCTCTTAGTCTTCCTGTTcttcaatgtaaaaacatttcaaatttcaTTGTTACTAATTTTGTAGAATTACTTGTCGTCATCAAACCAAGCTACTCAACCATAGCAGACGGTTGAGCTCAACCTGTGTTTGAGCAgacattgtgtgtgtttgactatCTCAGCGGTGTCTATCACAACAAGTAAGGGGTTTTTGATGAAGGGTGTGTTAGAACACAGGAAAAAAGAATCCCATCATGCCCTATATTAATAGTTAGCTGTTGTTAGGTTATTTAATAAGAAGAATATTTACAATTGAATCACCAAATGATACCAAAAGCCTAAAAAacttattcaaatttaaaaggaAACGTACTTAATCCATTACATAACAAAAGGCAACTGGTCCTGCCTATGTACCTgcttcaacttttttttttttttacatccaatacattttttgtttgtttgtttttaagtgtCTAATAACCAATATCCAGAAcctatttttaattgttttatagcTACTTTACATAGGCCaagttcacacagcagcagaatacggttgtcagtcctgtattctATAACCAAACTCGCACCCGTAAATTTTAAGGACCCAAAACCGCAATCTCGGAAAACCcgcgctgtgtgaacggaaccggactggacaactagttgtctgtcaggTCATACAAGTGCGAGAGAGCCGTGTCTGTCGTGTGTTGCGGGTTTTCGTGTGTGGTTTCGATAACTTAACTGGACGTCGCCATCTTGGATATTACTTTATCCACTGTCGCTACGGTTAGTTACTGGTAAAGAATACGGGCTTGACTGCTGTTGCACGTTCACATTTCGAGACCCActcctgtaagtaaatgcggttgtcaatctCAAAAACGGACAGTGTGAAGTAGCCATAATCATAAGACTACAGCAATTAACGTTACatgcataataaatatatttagttttttgaagaatatttttttatgccatttttaagttgctgttttttttttttttttttttctatcaaaaTGGTTGCAGATATTTTCTTCTTTGTTTTGGACTGTCTAACATTTACCATGGTACCATGTGATTTTCACTTAAGAATGCAAAATGTCCATTAACTTTTACCTATGAACTGATTATGGGGAAAGTATGAATATTGGTAAAATATATGGGTTAAACTGATTTTAGGTCTATCTCTACCAAAGTACAGATGGTTTAGACCGGTCGGAACAGGTAGCTAAAACATTAAACGTTTAAATGTAAATCAAGAAACCTAGGAAACCAAAGTTTGGCTTGCTCAAACAGAAAGTGCATGGTTTTGCAGGCTTGATCTGGTAAAGTTCCAGACCCAACATACAATGGGCAAGTTGTGTTCATATATTAGGGCATTTGAGGATATAGACACACCAATCTTGTATTTGCATGttttcaagtttatttgtatagcgcttttctcaAAACATatggtttcaaagcagctttacagaaaatcctTGTTTCAGTGTTGTTACAAATTAGGAAGAGTTCTATTATCAGCCAGAGATGAGTGTATGTCCATATGGCAGTAATATACAGCTATAATGTAATGCATGTTATGTGGTTAGTTAACGTCATGTATTCAGTTAAGCAGATACAACAAAGGTGTTAGGCAGCAATTACATCTTGTGgatgtaattattacaatataaggaCCATATTACAATATAAGGATAATGGCAAACAGTATTAGTACCTCCAGTTAGAACTCAGTTCATCCATCATCTCCACACCTGGAGCTATAAACAGGCAAATATCTTCTTGATAATATGCATTCCTAGTCATATACTGTAACTCCAGCATTTGTGTGTCAGGTACTGAACAGATACTCATCTGCACCGTTGATTCCGGTGGCCCCATCCCCCATCCTGTCTGTTGTGCCACCGCCCACATTCGTGCCCCAAACGGCAGCAGTGACAGGTGTTCGGGACTGCGTGAGATTGAGGGGTCTGCCGTACGATGCCAGCATTCAGGACATTTTGGTTTTCCTGGGGGAATACACTGCTGACATCAAACCACATGGAGTGCATATGGTGCTTAACCAGCAGGTAAGGCGCTCAGACCCACTTATGTCCTTTATGAATTGTGGTATACTAACCGTCGTTACTGACTTTGATTTCATATGGAGATaatctaatataataaacacaCCTATGTAGTTCAGATTGTGTTCTGTCAGAGAGGTTCCTCCCTTTGGCTCAACCAATCCATAAAAATGGGTGGTTAAT includes:
- the esrp1 gene encoding epithelial splicing regulatory protein 1 isoform X1; translation: MTVNPDYLVLLFTTTSGASGDQLGSDEKEIVQLVWQVVDLATKKAGEVNELLVKPDHVELSEECQEVSGHTEDALTTADPLEEAIEQLNQKLYAEMDAGAGNTFCLCTDGQLHVRQVLHPEASSKNILLPECFFSFFDLRKEFKKKFPSEGELKDLELQVMADYLNVVVDSSLHAFTAYKVQQMSDIVLALISEPVCHKFSLPEKVNDKFETGTCSKMERVDDNTVIRARGLPWQSSDQDIARFFRGLNIAKGGAALCLNAQGRRNGEALVRFESEEHRDLALQRHKHHMGTRYIEVYKATGEDFLKIAGGTSNEVANFLSRENQVIIRMRGLPFTATAEQVLQFFSPACPVTDGTEGILFVRFPDGRPTGDAFVLFSCEEHAQNALKKHKDILGKRYIELFKSTAAEVQQVLNRYSSAPLIPVAPSPILSVVPPPTFVPQTAAVTGVRDCVRLRGLPYDASIQDILVFLGEYTADIKPHGVHMVLNQQGRPSGDAFIQMRSADRAFLAAQRCHKRSMKERYVEVFACSAQEMNIVLMGGTLNRSGLSPPPCKLRRLSPPSYTFPHGTAVLPAGAVLPAGAVLPVEPAAIYPSQFLLSPRPLPPTTAFYPASNQLYMNYTTYYPSPPGSPPNISYFPSGHTHSGSVISAPPTALIRMQGHAPSHAYNSGVKEILSMVHGYQPGNTDALVTLPSVLSAKQPMGDQSVGGGAYLDLQLL
- the esrp1 gene encoding epithelial splicing regulatory protein 1 isoform X2 codes for the protein MTVNPDYLVLLFTTTSGASGDQLGSDEKEIVQLVWQVVDLATKKAGEVNELLVKPDHVELSEECQEVSGHTEDALTTADPLEEAIEQLNQKLYAEMDAGAGNTFCLCTDGQLHVRQVLHPEASSKNILLPECFFSFFDLRKEFKKKFPSEGELKDLELQVMADYLNVVVDSSLHAFTAYKVQQMSDIVLALISEPVCHKFSLPEKVNDKFETGTCSKMERVDDNTVIRARGLPWQSSDQDIARFFRGLNIAKGGAALCLNAQGRRNGEALVRFESEEHRDLALQRHKHHMGTRYIEVYKATGEDFLKIAGGTSNEVANFLSRENQVIIRMRGLPFTATAEQVLQFFSPACPVTDGTEGILFVRFPDGRPTGDAFVLFSCEEHAQNALKKHKDILGKRYIELFKSTAAEVQQVLNRYSSAPLIPVAPSPILSVVPPPTFVPQTAAVTGVRDCVRLRGLPYDASIQDILVFLGEYTADIKPHGVHMVLNQQGRPSGDAFIQMRSADRAFLAAQRCHKRSMKERYVEVFACSAQEMNIVLMGGTLNRSGLSPPPCLSPPSYTFPHGTAVLPAGAVLPAGAVLPVEPAAIYPSQFLLSPRPLPPTTAFYPASNQLYMNYTTYYPSPPGSPPNISYFPSGHTHSGSVISAPPTALIRMQGHAPSHAYNSGVKEILSMVHGYQPGNTDALVTLPSVLSAKQPMGDQSVGGGAYLDLQLL